One window of Equus caballus isolate H_3958 breed thoroughbred chromosome 3, TB-T2T, whole genome shotgun sequence genomic DNA carries:
- the LRPAP1 gene encoding alpha-2-macroglobulin receptor-associated protein, translated as MASRRVRAVSRGLPPLLLLLLLLLGPLPAAGHGGKYSREKNEPELSPKRDPGGEFRMEKLNQLWEKARRLQLSPVKLSELHADLKIQERDEFSWKKLKAEGLDEDGEKEAKLRRNLNVILAKYGLDGRKDARMVTSNFLSDGAEEDSLGDPRLEKLWHKAKTSGKFSSEELDKLWREFQHHKEKVHEYNVLLETLSRTDEIQENIISPSDMSLVKEEVLHSKHTELKDRLRGINQGFDRLRKVSHQGYGAESEFEEPRVIDLWDLARSANFTEKELESFREELKHFEAKIEKHNHYQKQLEVSHEKLKHVESFGDREHVSRNKEKYALLEEKTKELGYKVKKHFQDLSSRISRARHNEL; from the exons ATGGCGTCGCGGAGGGTCCGAGCTGTGTCGCGCGGGCTCCCGCCgctcttgctgctgctgctgctgctgctcggGCCCCTGCCGGCGGCGGGCCACGGCGGCAAGTACTCGCGGGAGAAGAATGAGCCCGAGCTGTCGCCGAAGCGCGACCCCGGGGGGGAGTTCCGCATGGAGAAGCTGAACCAGCTGTGGGAGAAGGCCCGGCGG cTTCAGCTCTCTCCTGTGAAACTCTCCGAGCTCCACGCTGATCTGAAGATACAAGAAAGGGATGAGTTCAGCTGGAAGAAACTGAAGGCTGAAGGCTTAGATGAAGACGGGGAGAAAGAAGCTAAACTTAGACGCAATCTCAATG TCATCCTGGCCAAGTACGGTCTAGACGGGAGGAAGGACGCCCGCATGGTGACCAGCAACTTCCTCAGTGACGGCGCCGAGGAGGACAGCCTGGGCGACCCCAGGCTAGAGAAGCTGTGGCACAAG GCAAAGACCTCTGGGAAATTCTCCAGTGAAGAACTGGACAAGCTATGGCGGGAGTTTCAGCACCACAAAGAGAAAGTTCATGAGTACAATGTCCTGCTGGAGACCCTGAGCAGAACTGACG AAATTCAGGAGAACATCATCAGCCCCTCCGACATGAGCCTCGTCAAGGAGGAGGTGCTGCACAGCAAGCACACGGAGCTGAAGGACCGCCTGCGGGGCATCAACCAGGGCTTCGACCGCCTGCGCAAAGTCAGCCACCAGGGCTACGGCGCCGAGTCCG AGTTTGAGGAGCCCCGAGTGATCGACTTGTGGGACCTGGCCAGGTCTGccaattttacagagaaggagcTGGAGTCGTTTCGG GAGGAGCTGAAGCACTTTGAAGCCAAAATCGAAAAGCATAACCACTACCAGAAGCAGCTGGAGGTTTCTCACGAAAAGCTGAAGCACGTGGAGAGCTTTGGCGACAGAGAGCACGTCAGCCGGAACAAGGAGAAGTACGCCCTGCTGGAGGAGAAGACCAAAGAGCTGGGTTACAAG GTCAAGAAGCACTTCCAGGACCTGTCCAGCCGCATTTCAAGAGCTCGCCACAATGAACTCTGA